The Pungitius pungitius chromosome 8, fPunPun2.1, whole genome shotgun sequence genome has a window encoding:
- the ddx27 gene encoding probable ATP-dependent RNA helicase DDX27: MLEQLGLIGTLRDEDESPEEPDTESDQEDQPIVLNRKKKLGVRGVKDFNADFVFGESDAPSRGDDWAMQDVMKQLKNKRTATTLDQKIEKIRKKRKAEEKSVEVDADEGKNQEEEDGEDVKPAEGEADADDEDEDEGEDDEDEFDSSDEVILTKSDTLRDKERRGKRRRLGNEPQPESFYEDASEYNEKLTFDNMNLSRPLLKAITALGFKQPTPIQKACIPVGLLGKDLCACAATGTGKTAAFMLPVLERLIYKPRTSQVTRVLCLVPTRELGIQVHSVARQLAQFTSITTCLAVGGLDLKSQEAALRAGPDVLIATPGRLIDHLHNTPTFELTHIEILILDEADRMLDEYFEEQMKEVIRLCSYNRQTMLFSATMTEEVKDLAAVSLKQPIRIFVNSNTDVAPFLRQEFVRIRQNREGDREAVVAALLTRTFQDHVMCFTQTRKQAHRLHILLGLMGLKVGELHGELSQNQRLENLRRFKDDQIDILVATDVAARGLDIDGVKTVINFTMPSTTKHYVHRVGRTARAGRSGRSVSLVGESERRTLKEVVKSAKNSVKARVLPPDVILKFRDLITKLEKDVQAVIRLEREEREMAASEAKLSVAQKRLAGSTDTDQLQRVWFQTQQERKQSRVSKALQEFDLALRGKKKRQQFLKEGKKKDPTAEERAQFEILKAQMFAERSAKRERRPKRARAMAEEEMPAKAANPKAGKGGKKSVFDKELTNTSNKALKEYRAGPSFEDRKRLGLNKKRPGGSKPSFGDKKRPGGSKPSFGDNKRPGGSKPSFGDNKRPGGSRPDYRRPFGEGKGGGGSKRSFGDKKRPGGSRFKK, from the exons ATGTTGGAGCAGCTGGGCCTGATCGGGACCCTCCGGGACGAGGACGAGAGTCCGGAAGAACCCGATACCGAGTCCGACCAGGAG gACCAGCCGATCGTCCTGAATAGGAAGAAGAAGTTGGGGGTTCGCGGTGTGAAGGACTTTAATGCTGACTTTGTGTTTGGAGAGAGTGACGCGCCGAGCCGCGGAGATGACTGGGCCATGCAGGACGTCATGAAGCAGCTCAAGAACAAG AGAACCGCAACCACACTCGACCAGAAGATAGAGAAAATCCGCAAGAAGAGGAAGGCTGAG GAGAAATCGGTTGAGGTTGATGCCGATGAAGGGAagaaccaggaggaggaggacggtgaGGACGTAAAGCCTGCTGAGGGAGAGGCCGATgcagatgatgaagacgaggatGAGGGGGAAGATGACGAAGATGAGTTTGATTCGAGTGACGAGGTGATTCTGACCAAATCAG ACACCCTGAGAGACAAAGAACggcgggggaagaggaggaggctgggaaacgag CCTCAGCCAGAGTCGTTCTACGAAGACGCGTCGGAGTACAACGAGAAGCTGACCTTCGACAACATGAACCTGTCCCGGCCTCTCCTGAAG GCCATCACAGCTCTGGGCTTCAAGCAGCCGACCCCCATCCAGAAGGCGTGCATTCCTGTCGGCCTGCTGGGCAAAGACCTGTGCGCCTGCGCTGCCACTGGGACAG GGAAGACGGCGGCCTTCATGCTGCCGGTGTTGGAGCGCTTGATTTATAAGCCCAGGACGTCCCAGGTGACCCGGGTCCTGTGTCTGGTTCCCACAAGAGAGCTGGGCATCCAGGTTCACTCGGTGGCCCGCCAGCTCGCCCAGttcacctccatcaccacctGCCTGGCTGTCG gtGGGCTGGACCTGAAGTCCCAGGAGGCTGCGTTGAGGGCGGGTCCCGACGTGCTGATCGCTACGCCCGGCCGACTGATCGATCACCTCCACAACACGCCGACCTTCGAGCTGACCCACATTGAGATCCTGATCCTGGACGAGGCCGACAG GATGCTGGACGAGTACTTTGAGGAGCAGATGAAGGAGGTCATCAGACTGTGTTCCTACAACAGACAGACCATGTTGTTCTCTGCCACCATGACTGAGGAG GTGAAGGACCTGGCGGCCGTCTCTTTGAAGCAGCCAATCAGGATCTTCGTGAACAGCAACACCGACGTTGCTCCGTTTCTGCGACAAGAGTTTGTCCGAATCCGACAAAACCGAGAAGGAGACCGGGAGGCCGTGGTGGCTG CCCTGCTGACTCGGACGTTCCAGGATCACGTGATGTGTTTCACTCAGACGAGGAAACAAGCTCACAGGTTGCACATCCTGCTGGGACTGATGGGCCTGAAGGTCGGAGAACTGCACGGAGAACTGAGCCAGAACCAGAGGCTGGAGAACCTCag gcGGTTTAAAGATGATCAGATCGATATCTTGGTGGCCACAGATGTCGCAGCCAGAGGTCTGGATATCGACGGAGTCAAAACA GTGATAAACTTCACCATGCCGTCCACGACGAAGCACTACGTTCACCGCGTCGGCCGCACGGCCAGAGCCGGCCGCTCGGGCCGCTCGGTGTCTCTGGTCGGGGAGTCGGAGAGGAGGACCCTGAAGGAGGTGGTGAAGTCGGCCAAGAACAGCGTGAAGGCCCGAGTCCTGCCGCCAG ACGTTATCTTGAAGTTCAGAGATCTGATCACCAAGCTGGAGAAGGACGTGCAGGCCGTGATCcggctggagagggaggagagggagatggcTGCGTCCGAGGCAAAG TTGAGTGTCGCTCAGAAGCGCCTCGCGGGATCCACCGACACTGACCAACTGCAGCGCGTTTGGTTTCAAACTCAACAGGAGAGGAAACAGAGCCGTG TGTCCAAGGCCCTGCAGGAGTTCGATCTTGCTCtgagggggaagaagaagagacaacaATTCCTAAAAGAGGGCAAGAAGAAAGACCCGACG GCGGAGGAACGAGCTCAGTTCGAGATCTTGAAGGCTCAGATGTTCGCTGAGAGGTCGGCGAAGAGAGAGCGGCGCCCGAAGAGGGCGAGGGCCatggcagaggaggagatgccCGCTAAAG cagccaatccgaaagcaggaaaaggaggaaagaagtCTGTGTTTGACAAAGAGCTGACCAACACCAGCAACAAGGCTCTGAAAGAGTACAGAGCGGG ACCGTCCTTTGAGGACAGGAAGCGTCTCGGTTTAAACAAGAAGCGTCCTGGCGGCTCCAA ACCATCCTTCGGAGACAAGAAGCGTCCTGGCGGCTCCAA ACCATCCTTCGGAGACAACAAGCGTCCTGGCGGCTCAAA ACCATCCTTCGGAGACAACAAGCGTCCTGGCGGCTCCAG ACCAGATTACAGACGGCCCTTTGGGGAGGGGAAGGGTGGCGGCGGCTCCAA GCGGTCCTTTGGGGACAAAAAGCGTCCGGGCGGCTCCAG GTTCAAGAAGTGa
- the pltp gene encoding phospholipid transfer protein — MFLPRMTVLLSSLLFLLVSSIMAANEPAGCKIRITDKGLDMLKFETQKFVEEELSNISMPEMKGTEGRFQYTITNVKITKLNLTHAELQFIPDVGLLFDVQNSSISLSFHRQILYWFFYDTGNINASAEGVNINTALSLIRDDAGRLKINNITCDAKISKMRAKFSGTLGKVYDFLATFLTTGMRFLLNKQICPALNHAALVHVNSMLETIPVRSEVDQYIGIDYSLIDDPIVTSRSLDMNFRGMFFDLSDPNSTLVNYAVDPVIREYDRMVYLALSEYFFDSGLNSYYRAGVFQMHIFNEKMPKDLEVLLKTTYFGSILMLNPALVDAPMSLQIAVNSPPKTSIKTSGATVVMTAIVKVMVLPPGQPPVQLSSMTMETKFHAKVSMKGKRLAIHADLRRFKIFSNQSALESLALIPLQAPLKTMLQMSVVPLINNWTKRGVRIPLADGVDFIEEVVEYHNGFILIGANLHFSKGLREMITDQ; from the exons ATGTTCCTGCCCAGGATGACCGTCCTTCTAtcgtccctcctcttcctcctggtgTCCTCCATCATGGCCGCCAATGAACCAGCCGGCTGCAAAATCAGAATTACTGACAAAGGCCTAGATATGT TGAAGTTTGAGACGCAGAAGTTTGTAGAAGAAGAGCTCAGCAACATCTCGATGCCGGAGATGAAGGGCACAGAGGGACGCTTCCAGTACACCATCACCAA cgTGAAGATAACCAAGTTGAATCTGACTCACGCCGAGCTGCAGTTCATCCCCGACGTCGGCCTGCTGTTCGACGTCCAGAACTCGTCCATCTCGCTGAGTTTCCACCGTCAGATCCTCTACTGGTTCTT TTACGACACGGGAAACATCAACGCGTCGGCCGAGGGAGTGAACATCAACACGGCTCTGAGTCTCATCAGGGACGACGCGGGACGACTGAAGATCAATAACATCACCTGCGATGCCAAAATCTCCAAAATGAGGGCAAAGTTCAGCGGAACGCTGGG GAAAGTTTACGACTTCCTGGCCACCTTTCTGACAACAGGGATGCGCTTCCTCCTCAACAAACAG ATCTGTCCCGCTCTGAATCACGCCGCTCTGGTCCACGTGAACTCGATGTTGGAGACGATCCCCGTGAGGTCGGAGGTCGATCAGTACATCGGCATTGATTACTCTCTGATCGACGACCCGATAGTGACGTCCAGGAGCCTCGACATGAACTTCCGG GGGATGTTCTTCGACCTGTCGGACCCAAACAGCACGTTGGTGAACTACGCCGTGGACCCGGTCATCCGGGAGTACGACCGCATGGTCTACCTTGCGTTGTCCGAGTACTTCTTCGACAGCGGCTTGAATTCTTACTACAGAGCGGGAGTCTTCCAGATGCACATCTTCAACGAGAAG ATGCCCAAAGACCTGGAGGTGTTGTTGAAGACCACCTACTTCGGATCCATCCTGATGCTG AACCCGGCTCTGGTGGACGCTCCAATGTCTCTGCAGATCGCTGTTAACTCGCCTCCGAAAACCTCCATCAAGACGTCAGGGGCTACCGTTGTCATGACAGCCATCGTCAAGGTGATGGTACTGCCTCCGGGTCAGCCTCCGGTCCAGCTAAGCAGCATGACGatg GAAACTAAGTTTCACGCTAAAGTTTCGATGAAGGGAAAACGTCTGGCCATTCATGCTGACCTCCGCAG attTAAAATCTTCTCCAATCAATCGGCGCTGGAATCTCTGGCA cTGATTCCTCTGCAGGCTCCTCTGAAGACCATGCTGCAGATGTCTGTGGTTCCATTGATCAACA actggACAAAGAGAGGAGTTCGGATCCCTCTGGCTGATGGGGTGGATTTCATTGAGGAAGTAGTTGAATATCACAAC GGTTTCATCTTGATCGGAGCGAATCTTCACTTCAGCAAAGGACTGAGAGAAATGATCACAG ATCAGTGA